The genome window AGGTAATCAAAACAGAGGATGGATCAGCTTCTATTCCTATTGTTTTAAGGTATGTGCATACCTCTCTTCTTAGATGGATGTTTCCTTTTGGTTCTTCATAACCCAGCGATGCCATAGACTTAGACAGTTTTTTTAGTACGCCCTGAATCATTTTGTTAGGTATTAATTCAGGGGAAGGTTCGCAGGACCCCATTCGGATGATATCAGGTTGGAATTCAGCCTGATTGATCTGCTGCATTATATTTTGATTTGTTTGATGTAATCCCGAAGATATATAGGGAAGCCAATTATGTGAATGATTAATGGACATTAATGTCCATGTATTGTTTATTACTTTTGTACCTCCACCAGCATTACCGCTAATAAGGCCTTCAGCTGCCAGCTCTTCAAGGGCAGATACTACGGTACTTCTGTTTACACAGAAAATTTCAGAAAGTGTCCGCTGACTTGGCAATTTGAAACCAACTGGCCATTCTCCAGTTGCTATTTTATCTTTTATGAAGTTAACAATCTGTATATTCAATCGATAAGGACTATTTCTATCAGGTCTCCAGTTGATATCCAACATAAAATTCCTCCAAAATCATAGTACTTTTACAATATCATTTGGTTGGTTAAATAACAACCAAGAATGGTTGGAGACTTTTTTTTGTTGTTCAAATACAATTACATTAACAGATATTAAAGTTTTAAAGGAGAATGATAACTATGGTACCAATAAGAATTCTAAGTGATAATGATGTTAAGAACATTCTTGATATCAAGAATACAGTAGCATGTGTAGAAAAAGCCTATGCGCTTAAAGCCAACAATCAGGTGAGACTATTCCCCATGGTATCTGAGGTGATTTTTGAGGGTAGGGCAGAAATGGATATTAAATCAGGGATGCTTAATGAAGAAGATGTGTTTGGATTAAAACTCGTTTCATGGTTTGGTGATAATAAAAATCAAGGGCTTCCAGCTATAACTGGGCTGACTATGTTATTTGATTTGAAGAATGGGTTTCCTAAGGCAATGATCAACGCAAGTTATTTGACAGGAATGCGTACTGGAGCAGCAGGTTCAATAGGCGTGAAACACCTGTCAAAACAAGATTCAAAAACACTAATGATTGTAGGTACAGGAGTTCAGGCGATTTTTCAAATAGCAGCCACTCTATCTCAAGTTCAGACAATCAACAAGGTATATATATATGACCCCGTAAAATATGAAAATGCATCAAAATTCCAGTATTCAATAAAGACGGAACTAGATAAAATCATAAATGATATCAACGATACTTATAATAAGAGCTGGAAACAAAGAATTGAGTCAGTTCAGTTTGTAGCTGTAGAAACTCCAGTGAAAGCTTTGGAAGAAACCGATGCAGTAATTACGATAACGCCTTCGCGAAAACCACTGATTTTTAAGGAGTGGATTAAGCCAGGCATACATTTCAGCTGTGTGGGGGCAGACATGACTGGAAAACAGGAAATAGATGAAAAGATCTTTGAGGTAGCTTCTGTATATGTAGATGATATTACACAAGCATCGACAGTCGGAGAAACACAAAGTGCTATAAGGGCTGGTATATTAGGCAAAAACAATTTGACTGAAATCGGACAATTCATACTTGGAAATGCGAAAGGACGTACAAGTGATGAAGAAATTACGATTTTTGATAGTACTGGCATAGCATTGCAGGATCTTGCAGTTTCAAAATATATTGTATCAAAAGCAGAAGAAATGAATGTTGGGACAATCGTGCAAATATAAAATCGATATACAATTTGGAGGGATCATATTATGAAGTTAAAAGTTTATACATTAAATTCATTTGCAAAATCCATTGAGGGAGGGAACCCTGCTGGAGTGGTACTTAGCGCTGATTATCTATCAGATGAGGACATGAAAAAAATAGCAGGTATCATCGGTTTTAGTGAGACTGCTTTTGTCATGAAGTCAGACCTTGCTGACTTCAAGGTTAGATTCTTTACACCTAATGAAGAGGTTGATCTTTGTGGCCATGCAACGATAGCAGCGTTCTATACACTTTCAAGCCAAGGATATATTAAACCAGGAAAATATTCTCAAGAAACAAAGGCTGGAATTTTAAATGTAGAAGTAATGGAAGACCTATCAATTATGATGGATCAAAATGCTCCAAGCTATTATGAAATAATAGACAAGGAGGAAATTGCAGATTCCTTAAATATTACTATAGATGAAATGTTAGGGGATCTACCAGTGCAAATTGTATCTACTGGCCTTAGGGATATACTTGTACCGATTAGAAACTTAGATATATTAAATTCTATAAAGCCAGATTTTGAAAAAGTAACAAATATCAGCAGTAAATATAATACCATTGGTTATCATATTTTTACCCTTGAATCACTAAAGGGTTCAAATGCTCACTGTAGAAATTTGGCACCTTTATATGGAATTCCAGAAGAATCTGCAACTGGTACATCCAATGGTGCCCTTTCATGTTATCTATATAAATATGGTAAAATCAAACCTGAACATGTTATTAATATATCTGTTGAGCAAGGTTACTCTATGAAAAAACCTTCAGAAATAGTTATAGCCTTAACCACTCAAGGGAAAGAAATTATTGAGGTAAAGGTGGGCGGAAAAGCATTGAATTTGTCTGAAACAGAGGTTGAAATATAATTGTAGAATATAAATTGAAATAATAAGATAGCCGGATTTTGTTAGAGATTGTGAAGAAGATAAACGGTACAGAAATGGGTTTTTTTTCGAATGGATATGTTGCAACAAGTAATAGATAAATTTAAGTTGAATGTGTTAGCAGTCGAGAACGTTCCTGAGTCTTTTAGTTCTACTGTATATAAAATTAAGCTAATTGATCATCGTACGGTATATATAAAAATTCCTTATTCAAAAGTAAAACTTGAACGTGAGTATACTGTACTTAAACGATTACGCAATGAGCTACCTGTACCAAAAATGTTAGACTATTGGGAAGGTAATGAGGATGTTACTGGTGCTTTATTATTATCCGAAATCTACGGTGTGCCGATTACAGAGAAGGTGGATACAGCTTTAGCTTATGATATCGGAGTACACCACGCAAGGCTGCATGCAATCATTCCAAATGAGCAGGATTTCAAAAGTTCCGTTTCCAATGTATATGGTCAATGGTCTGAGTTTATTAAGCGACAATTTTATTCCTTTGCAGAAGATGTAAAAGAAGTGATTGATCCTCGTTTATACGAACAATCATTGAAGCATTTTGAACGTCAACTGAAATTACTTCCATCTCCAGACGGACCTAGTTTTATACATATGGATTTTCGACCAGGTAATATTTTAGTTCATGAAAATCATGTAGCCGGCATCATTGATTTTGAAAGTGTCCGAATTGGCGCAACCGAAATGGACTTTACAAAAATTAATCGTGAGATTTTCATGAAATATCCTGGAACAAGGGATGCGTATCACAAAGGCTATGAGTCCATTCGTCCACTTATTGATTTACAAGAAGTTTTACCGTTTTATAGCTTTACCGATGCGTTTAATGCAATTGGTTGGTGTAAAAGAAGAGGTATCGAAAAACATCAAACTTTTTTACAGGAGAATTTAGCCTATTTAAACGTTTTTTTACGAACGAAGGATAGTTGAAAGAGAATTATCAAACGTCAATAACTGAGGATTCATTTATAAAGCTTTTTCTCATATTTCATTATTCAACAATCGGGCGCGATTGCGGAAGATACGCAGGTATAAAATGATCAAACTTTTTTATAAAAATTCAATTAAAATCTGCTGGAAGGCATCCATTTTAATCAATCTTTTTTCTAAATGGATGCTTTTTTAATTGCAGGAAATGTTGGTTTGCGAGCTGTTTTTGATCAAACTTTTTTTCAAAGCTATAAGTGGTTGAAATATAATTGTAGAATATAAATTTCTAATAAATTGAAATAATAAGATAGCCGGATTAGGTGTTATGTTACATCTAGTATGGCTGTTTTTTTCTTAATTAAATATCCTTGGTAATATGTTGGCTATTATTATAGCCAATTATATTTTTAAGCATAAATTCGGGCTACATACAAAGGCAACCCCCTATTTCAAAGGGGGGCTTAAGAGGTCTAAACCCATTATTTCTGCGTGTTAGTATCATCTTTCTATTACAACACATGAATTCTGCTTGTCTTCAGGCTTTGTGAATATGTCCTAAGGCAGGACACCTACTTCGCTTAAATTATTGTTGCTCTTCAACTAACGGGGCAGGTTAGTTCAATAGCGTTGTTTAACTTGTGTTCAACAATCGGGCCAGATTGTTTAGGAATCTTGTATATTGTTTACTTATTTTAGTGAATCCTTATGATGGTCAAGAAATTATTTATCTCCTCCATTTATTTAGGTTCAATGGTCTCGATTTTCTTTCCCAATACTGTTTCTAAGCCAATTCCATGTTAGTATGGTTTACGGGATTGAACCATTAAAAAAATATTATACAATTTGTCACGAACAGGAAGGTGGGTTTATGGATAAACAAAAACAGCTAAAAAAATTAGCTGAAGAATTTAGAGAATGTAGCAAAGCGCTTGCTGCAATCGGGGATGAAACTCGCCAATCCATCATTATTGCTTTAATCGAAGGTGAAAGTGAATCTGAAAAGGGTATACGTGTGGGTGAACTTACAAAAAAGACTAATTTATCCCGTCCAGCATTGTCCCACCATCTAAAAGTTCTAAAAGATGCAAGTTTCTATAAGAAGCTCAGCAATACCTAAGATGAACTCTGTTTTTACAATTTGTCTAGTCAATACTTGGTGCTTAGTAAAGGGATGGAAAGAGCTTTGAATTGGGAATTCTCCTGCTACTTCTGCATTGCTGTAATAAAATACCCTATTCCAAGGTACTAATACATTGTCAAAGACGACGATAGAATCCATTTCTTCGAACCGCGAGCTTAATGGATGATTAAAAGAAGATTGTCCGCCGATGAATGTTTCCCTACAAATAAACTTTAATCCTTTTGTGTTAGAAGGGATCGAAAAAGCAAAAGCTTCATCTTCATTAAATAGAAATTTACCTACGCTAAATACAAATACTTCATCTGTTAAACCACCTTGCGTAGCAAGAAGACGTGCACCTTTAATGATGATTCCTTCTTCATTTTTATCAATAACTTTTGCGGAGATTGGCTCATCCGTATTTTCAATGTAGATATAAGAACGATTCACTTGTGGGGAAATAAAGGTATGTGTAAACGACAGGTCATTTTCCCTAGCCAATTCGTAAAATGCTTGTAGATTGTTTGGAAAACATTTGTCCTTATTATTTAAAAAGGATACTGAAGAGACAAAGCTCATTAAAACTGTGTTCAAATAATCTGGGCTTCTTCCCATGATACCCCCTGAATACCTAGGCCAATGTTCAATCATCTTTCTTCTTCTTATTAAGTCCTCTTTCAGTGAATTTTAATAGAATAATAAATACCGAGGGCATTTCCGATGAAGCATTATTGCTAAGTATGAGATGGGTGTAATGGAAGTAGAATTGTATGAAGAAAATTTATATATTATTTTCCCAAGGCGAATTTGTTTTCTTTTCAAAAATATATGAACCTAGCGTTAAAACACAAGTGAAAAATTGCAAGCCATCCAAAACAGTTTTGGGGTTCAGTTCAACTTTGTTCAAAATGAGATTAATTTTTAGCAGTAAAATCAATTAAAGTATAGCTTTTTTGATCAATTTTTTTATTAAACTAACAAAAATACTTGCAACACCTATTATAGTACTGTACAGTACTAATTATGACAAAGGGAAAATTAATGAATCAAAAACGTGTGATTGAAGTAGCTGCAACATTATTTTTAGAAAAAGGGTTTGCTTATACAAGCATGGATGAATTAGTTCGTGTAAGCAAAGTTTCAAAGTCTAATGTGTATTATCACTTCTCTAATAAGGAAGAATTGTTGGAAGGGGTCGTTGATTATTGGATTGAAATGTATCAATCTGCAATTGATGGATTACTATCTCAAAACCAATTATTAGTTGAAGATCGTATCCAACTGTTTTTAAAGCAATTATCACAAGGAGTTCAGACGAGAGAATATAAGGGGAGCTGTCCATTTATTACGCTTTATATTCAAAGCCCTACAAATGCCACAAAAGTAAAAGAAAAAATAGGTCTTTTTTTTGCAGGATTACAAACGAAAGTTTCTATATTACTTAAACAAGGGGTAGAGAATGGTGAATTTAGAAAGACAATTAATATTGACGAGGTTGCATCTCTTTTTATTACAAATCTTGAAGGAGCGCTATTTATTTCAGAAACACTGAAGGATGCAACTGTAATCATGAAAACAGCAGATCATTTTTTTAACTTGCTTCGATAAAAGAAGCATTTTTTTTACATCAAATTAGTACTGAATAGTACTAAAAGGAGGATTTATATGAGAACAGTATTTTTAACTGGTGGAACAGGTTTTATTGGAAAGCAATTAGTGAAGGAATTAGCCAAAGAGCATGTTACAATTCTTCTATTAGTGAGATCGAAAAGTAAAGCAACACGCATTTATCAAGAAAGAGGCATCTTAAAAGAGGCATTTATGCACTTTATTGAAGGTGATTTGACGAAAATAGACTTAGGTCTAAGTGCTGAAGATAAGGAGTGGGTATTGAAAACGGATGTGATTATTCACGCAGGAGGCCCCATGGATATTCAAGCGACAAGCAAAGAGGCAGCTTCCGTATTTTTGAATGGTGCCCAACATATTAGTGAATTCGCTAAAAATATTCATCAATTGAAGGGATTGCAACAATTTATTCATGTTGTAGGCTATATGAGTCCCTTTGATGATAAAAATAGCAAGATTGCGATAGATGTGTTTAAAGAAGGAAACAATTTTTTGAAAATAAAAAATCCATATGAGAGAACAAAGTTTTTAGCAGATCTTTATATCCGTCAGCAGGCATCAACAGTAGGTTATCCGCTTTCAGTAATTAATCCACCAACTGTAGTTGGTAGTAGTAAAACAGGGAGTACGGAGCAAACAGGAGGCTTAGGCTTGCTTGTGATGAGTATGCGAAAAGGGCTCATGCCAGTGATTCCTGGAGGTAAGAAATATAGATTACCACTTATTGCAAACGATGAACTAGCAAAGTTTATTGTGCAGGTTTTCAGATTGGAGCAACCAACTATACAAACATATACACTTGTTGAAGATAAACAACATGATCAGAATATTTCAGAATTATTAGATGCTATGTCAGAAAGTATGAATATGACTGCACCTAAAATTTCTGCCCCATTGCCATTTATGAAAGCACTTATGAATAGTGGCGTAAGCAAAATAACCCAAATTCCTGCTGATGGGCTGAACTTTATTACAAATCGAACATTCTCAAATGGTTCAGCGAAAAAGATTATGGGAGAAGATTGGTTTAAGGAGACAAATGTAATGAAATTTTTCCCAGCCGTAATAGCTGATCTGGATTATCGCATGATGTATCAAAATGGCCAGCACAGTCATTTATTTAAACGAACATTATGTAATAATACTACCCTTTACCAATCACAAGGAGAGGGTAAACCGTTTATTTTATTACATGGTTTATTAAGTGATGGAGAGGATTTATTTCCTTTAGGAAAAGAGCTTCATGAAAAAACGGGTCGACCTGTATGGATCATGGACCTTCCAGGTTTGGGACGTTCTCCTTTTAAACGAGAGAAAAACCTTTTAAATATCTATTTGAATGTAGTGAAAAAGTTATTGGAGAAAGCTACTAATGGTGCCCATCTAATTGGCCATTCATTTGGTGCGTATATTCTTTTGGAAGCATTAGTACAAAAGTACATAGATAAGAAGTATACAATTACTTTACTTCAGCCACCTGTTGCTAAAAAAAATGCTAAATCGATAAATGTTCCTCAATTTATGAACAAATGGACATTGAAATTGGCAACTACTAATTTGATAGAGCGTTATTTATTAAGTAATGGTATATTTGAAAGTACGGAGAGCATCCCTGAACATTATATTGAAAAAATAAGTAACAGTTTTACTTCTCCTAGAATTTTAAATACTACGGTTCAGCTTAACAGTTTACTATTGAAAAACGTTCAAGGTGATTTCAATGAAGTAACAAAGTATAATCTTCGCATTATTTGGGGGGATTATGACAGAGGCTATTCTGCTCCTTCGCATCTTGGTAAGGTTGATTTTGTTCCATATGGTCATCATTTTCCTCTTAACCATCCGAGTGAAACAGCTAATTTGGTAATAAAAAATAGTAGTACTAGCAGATGAGAGTGTAGGATAAATAAAAAGTGGGTAGTAAGATCGAAGGGCACTGAAAAACTAAAGAAATTCATTTTTTATATTATAAATCTGTCTTTTGTTGGATTTAGAAACTCAAAAAAGTCGATTTGCATCACATTTTTTGTGGCAAATCGACTTTTTCAGTGCCCTCGTAAGATCGTTGTGTCTTTGAAATAAAGTCGTACTGTTTGAAAAAAAAAGATTGTCTACATGAACGCTGGATATATTTACTTAAGAATCTAACAGCTAATCAATTACAGCGTACATATCAGTATCCTGAGGTAGTAAAATGCGAATTGAACAAAGTATTGCTCTTTACGCATGGCATGTAATCACCTTGTGAAGAAATATACTTAAACTCCCATGAAAGAACGTAATAATCTTTCATAAAACAAACAGATTATTTTATGTTGCATGTAGTCGAGCCATTAAATCCCTAGTGCTGATTATTTATACAGCCGACCAGCAAAAAGTAAAAAAGTTTTTAAAGAAAATGAATTTGCAAAAGAAGATGAGATCTTGCTTCTGTAAAAACTAATGTTTAGTATCCTTTCTACAGGTAGAAGTGCAAATTGCTGATATATTACAGTCGAAAAAGTATACACCTAACCAGTTGTCGAAATTTATTTGACGACTGGTTATTTAGTATTGTTCTTCAGAATAAATTACAATGAACTTCCATGTTGTTTATTATAAGTAGTTAATCATACATATGCCACTAGTATAAAAATTAATCAAATTGAAGCTGAAAGTTATAGGTAAACTCAAATGTAATCAAAATTATGCTGTTAATTAAATTTGATATCTAAACCTAGATTATTCATCAACATATACAAAATCCCACAGAAAAACTGACCTATCAGCTTTTTCTGTGGGATTCTCTTTTTCATTTAAAAGATGAAAAAAGAATCCATTTCTGTTAAGGTTATTGCGACTAAACATCAACCAAAAGAAAGGATTCTTATGATGACTACTTTAACGCAAAATACCCTACATTTCAACCGTTCCATTAAATTATCTAATGATGGAGGCATGCTTTCTTCTGACACTGGGGAATTGATTTTCCGTGAATTTGATGAAAAAATCGGCTTTTCTCAAACAATCGCTAAGCATCTCCAATTAAAAGATGATCGCACGTATTGCATTCATGAAAATGAACAGCTACTTCGTCAAAAAATTTATCAGCTCATCGCAGATTATCATGAGGATGATGCAGCGGACCGTTTAACACATGATCCGATTTTCACACAAGTGCTTGGTATACCTGCACTTGCTTCTCAACCGTCGTTATCAAGATTCTTCAAGCGCTTTGATACGCAAGCACTACATCAACTTCAAGTGGCGAATCAGGGGTTACTTGATAGAGTTCATCATGCCCGACAATCAAAAGCACTGATTTTTGATTTAGATTCCACCCATTCCGATACATACGGAAACCAAGAACATTCATCCTACAATGCGCATTATCGTATAATGGGCTTTCATCCACTGGTCGTATTTGATGGGCTAACAGGTGATTTCTTGAAAGCACAATTACGCCCAGGAAACGTTTATACTTCCAATGGTGTCGTAGATTTTATGCGTCCACTTATCGAACATTATAACGAAGTTTTTCCTGAAAAATCGTACCTTGTCCGTGGTGATAGTGGCTTCGCGGTGCCTGATCTATATGAATTATGCGAGAAGGAATCCGTGTACTATATTATTCGTTTAAAAGCGAACCCCAAGTTAAAAGCTCTTGCGGAAGAATTGCATCCTACACACGAAATCCGTGATGTGCCCGTAACAGAAAGCTATGTCGAAGAGTCCATTTATCAAGCCTCTTCTTGGTCGAAGCCTCGTCGTATTATCATTCAGTCCACTCGTCCAACCGGTGAACTGTTCTTTTCTCATGCCTTTTTTGTGACAAGTCTTGGTGAAACCTTTTCACCACAAGCGATTGTCGCATCATACAAACAGCGAGGTACAATGGAAAATTTCATCAAAGAAGCGAAAGATGGCTTTGGTTTTGATCAGATGAAAAGCCATGATTTCCTTGTCAATGAAGCACGGATGATGTTAAGTTTACTTGCCTATAACTTCACGAACTGGCTACGTACACTCAGTTTCCCGAAAAAATATAAGGGGATTCAAATCCAAACCATTCGCACACGTTTGATAAAAATCGCAAGTAAATTAGTGAAGTCTGGACGTTCACTGTATTTTAAAATGTCCTCAAGTTTTGTCTATGAGCGCTTCTTTTGGGACGTCCTGACCAGGGTGCAACAGCTAACATTCAACTAAATAGCCCTTTTTAAAAAATCGAACCCACATCAAGGGGGAAGTCTGCCCTAAAATAGGTTTTTTGTACAAAACCCAACCTGATTCTCAATTTACTAAACCACTTACTCCTAATTATTTTCCTCAATTCTGAAAAACTAGCCAAATTCCCTAAATCTCAGATGGCTGTGAATAATTCAGGCTAAATTCTATCATTTTGCTTTCTAGTAGTTCATCAACAATTCTATTGGCATCATTATATACTACTCTGAAATTATCATCATATAGCAAATAAATTCTTTCAATTAAATTATACTCCCCATTAATCACCAAATAGTAATCATCAGTAAAAATCATTGTGATTTGATATTGTTGAGAAGAAAAGTCTTTAAAAAAGTTTACACCTACTTGCATAGCTAATCTAGGTTGATTTTTATCAAAAGTATGTGCTTTTGCTAGATTTAAATCATTATGTGCGAAAGATAAATTTTCAAGAGTACAGTCAAATGCTTGATTATTATGATGTTCCACTATAAAACCTTTTTCTTTGGTTTCTAGAAATTCCT of Lysinibacillus agricola contains these proteins:
- a CDS encoding ornithine cyclodeaminase family protein; this translates as MVPIRILSDNDVKNILDIKNTVACVEKAYALKANNQVRLFPMVSEVIFEGRAEMDIKSGMLNEEDVFGLKLVSWFGDNKNQGLPAITGLTMLFDLKNGFPKAMINASYLTGMRTGAAGSIGVKHLSKQDSKTLMIVGTGVQAIFQIAATLSQVQTINKVYIYDPVKYENASKFQYSIKTELDKIINDINDTYNKSWKQRIESVQFVAVETPVKALEETDAVITITPSRKPLIFKEWIKPGIHFSCVGADMTGKQEIDEKIFEVASVYVDDITQASTVGETQSAIRAGILGKNNLTEIGQFILGNAKGRTSDEEITIFDSTGIALQDLAVSKYIVSKAEEMNVGTIVQI
- a CDS encoding PhzF family phenazine biosynthesis protein — translated: MKLKVYTLNSFAKSIEGGNPAGVVLSADYLSDEDMKKIAGIIGFSETAFVMKSDLADFKVRFFTPNEEVDLCGHATIAAFYTLSSQGYIKPGKYSQETKAGILNVEVMEDLSIMMDQNAPSYYEIIDKEEIADSLNITIDEMLGDLPVQIVSTGLRDILVPIRNLDILNSIKPDFEKVTNISSKYNTIGYHIFTLESLKGSNAHCRNLAPLYGIPEESATGTSNGALSCYLYKYGKIKPEHVINISVEQGYSMKKPSEIVIALTTQGKEIIEVKVGGKALNLSETEVEI
- a CDS encoding phosphotransferase family protein — translated: MDMLQQVIDKFKLNVLAVENVPESFSSTVYKIKLIDHRTVYIKIPYSKVKLEREYTVLKRLRNELPVPKMLDYWEGNEDVTGALLLSEIYGVPITEKVDTALAYDIGVHHARLHAIIPNEQDFKSSVSNVYGQWSEFIKRQFYSFAEDVKEVIDPRLYEQSLKHFERQLKLLPSPDGPSFIHMDFRPGNILVHENHVAGIIDFESVRIGATEMDFTKINREIFMKYPGTRDAYHKGYESIRPLIDLQEVLPFYSFTDAFNAIGWCKRRGIEKHQTFLQENLAYLNVFLRTKDS
- a CDS encoding ArsR/SmtB family transcription factor, which codes for MDKQKQLKKLAEEFRECSKALAAIGDETRQSIIIALIEGESESEKGIRVGELTKKTNLSRPALSHHLKVLKDASFYKKLSNT
- a CDS encoding TetR/AcrR family transcriptional regulator; this translates as MNQKRVIEVAATLFLEKGFAYTSMDELVRVSKVSKSNVYYHFSNKEELLEGVVDYWIEMYQSAIDGLLSQNQLLVEDRIQLFLKQLSQGVQTREYKGSCPFITLYIQSPTNATKVKEKIGLFFAGLQTKVSILLKQGVENGEFRKTINIDEVASLFITNLEGALFISETLKDATVIMKTADHFFNLLR
- a CDS encoding alpha/beta fold hydrolase; this translates as MRTVFLTGGTGFIGKQLVKELAKEHVTILLLVRSKSKATRIYQERGILKEAFMHFIEGDLTKIDLGLSAEDKEWVLKTDVIIHAGGPMDIQATSKEAASVFLNGAQHISEFAKNIHQLKGLQQFIHVVGYMSPFDDKNSKIAIDVFKEGNNFLKIKNPYERTKFLADLYIRQQASTVGYPLSVINPPTVVGSSKTGSTEQTGGLGLLVMSMRKGLMPVIPGGKKYRLPLIANDELAKFIVQVFRLEQPTIQTYTLVEDKQHDQNISELLDAMSESMNMTAPKISAPLPFMKALMNSGVSKITQIPADGLNFITNRTFSNGSAKKIMGEDWFKETNVMKFFPAVIADLDYRMMYQNGQHSHLFKRTLCNNTTLYQSQGEGKPFILLHGLLSDGEDLFPLGKELHEKTGRPVWIMDLPGLGRSPFKREKNLLNIYLNVVKKLLEKATNGAHLIGHSFGAYILLEALVQKYIDKKYTITLLQPPVAKKNAKSINVPQFMNKWTLKLATTNLIERYLLSNGIFESTESIPEHYIEKISNSFTSPRILNTTVQLNSLLLKNVQGDFNEVTKYNLRIIWGDYDRGYSAPSHLGKVDFVPYGHHFPLNHPSETANLVIKNSSTSR
- a CDS encoding IS1380 family transposase, giving the protein MTTLTQNTLHFNRSIKLSNDGGMLSSDTGELIFREFDEKIGFSQTIAKHLQLKDDRTYCIHENEQLLRQKIYQLIADYHEDDAADRLTHDPIFTQVLGIPALASQPSLSRFFKRFDTQALHQLQVANQGLLDRVHHARQSKALIFDLDSTHSDTYGNQEHSSYNAHYRIMGFHPLVVFDGLTGDFLKAQLRPGNVYTSNGVVDFMRPLIEHYNEVFPEKSYLVRGDSGFAVPDLYELCEKESVYYIIRLKANPKLKALAEELHPTHEIRDVPVTESYVEESIYQASSWSKPRRIIIQSTRPTGELFFSHAFFVTSLGETFSPQAIVASYKQRGTMENFIKEAKDGFGFDQMKSHDFLVNEARMMLSLLAYNFTNWLRTLSFPKKYKGIQIQTIRTRLIKIASKLVKSGRSLYFKMSSSFVYERFFWDVLTRVQQLTFN